The following are encoded in a window of Vespula pensylvanica isolate Volc-1 chromosome 2, ASM1446617v1, whole genome shotgun sequence genomic DNA:
- the LOC122637781 gene encoding armadillo repeat-containing protein gudu isoform X1, with protein MPPKRKKDEAVVDTFIPEFEPDVSEITEIDPQKPLISIVTGEPFGPKICYVTEKEEDESSDDEPESEGDDDMRFLKTEVSDVSSEFWIMQKLIKYMKAGNQTATIISLCLLKDYDLTNRAIQKTIEKIGGLEILVNLLETKDMKCQNGSLSVLLLIVTSGEMRRALIDYGIVSSLIQLLKHPVRDIQILAAEIMAIIARVRKARKQIRIRGGVPLILDIMDIPDNVLLHSFDELNNVQKELISVAIGGAKVLNSIAKSPKIKAELHKHGVVQLMARFLKSVHTNLIIPIMGTVQQCADLAVCRFSFEQMDIIADIVYHLKNEDMKLKENCALAIFKCAVNKITSNMVREAGGLDPLCKLIRDENVHANKHLLVAVTGAIWKCAVCPENVKRFNQNNLVASLVPLLQENEEEDVLSNVVGALAECCKDPVNRDILRTHEGLPKLIKLLSSTYEPLLQNIPLVMKECAENTQCMDIINDPGHKLDGVRLIWSLLKHPNDIIKTNACLALVPCIKYAKDSPEMVRAFVGGLELTVSLLDSTNPKVLSAVCATIAVIALDPENLGILTDHGVVSKLACLAKTDNEDLRANLTLAIAYCCEWGDNSSEFGKLRTVAPLVGYMNSKNKAVLKGVCIAMYHLSKDPINCVTMHNCGIIKHMLRLIGSEDPEVQIAAASTIRHIRKLALTAEKLHFREINLLEDTDYQL; from the exons ATGccaccaaaaagaaaaaaagatgaagctGTAGTAGACACATTTATACCTGA atttgAGCCAGATGTATCAGAGATAACAGAAATTGATCCACAGAAACCATTAATATCTATAGTCACTGGAGAGCCCTTTGGTCCAAAAATTTGTTATGTTacggaaaaggaggaggatgagagtTCAGACGACGAACCAGAATCTGAAGGAGATGACGACATGAGATTTTTGAAAACTGAAGTGTCGGATGTTTCCTCTGAATTCTGGATTATGCAAAagctaataaaatatatgaaagctGGAAATCAAACGGCTACCATAATAAGTTTATGTCTACTTAAAGATTATGATCTTACAAATAGA GCAATCCAAAAGActatagaaaaaataggagGATTGGAAATTTTGGTTAATCTTTTGGAAACAAAAGATATGAAATGTCAAAATGGATCTTTATCAGTCTTACTACTAATAGTCACTTCAGGTGAAATGCGTCGTGCTCTTATTGATTATGGTATTGTGTCATCACTCATTCAATTACTAAAACATCCTGTTAGAGACATTCAA aTACTAGCTGCTGAAATTATGGCTATTATTGCACGAGTAAGAAAAGCTAGAAAACAGATTAGAATTCGTGGTGGTGTACCTCTaata CTAGACATTATGGATATACCAGATAACGtccttcttcattcttttgatgaattaaataatgttCAAAAGGAGTTAATTAGCGTTGCTATAGGTGGTGCTAAAGTATTAAACTCTATAGCAAAGAGCCCAAAAATTAAAGCAGAACTTCATAAGCATGGAGTTGTCCAACTTATGGCACGTTTCTTAAAGAGCGTTCAcactaatttaataattcctATCATGGGAACGGTGCAACAGTGTGCAGATCtg gCAGTGTGCAGATTCTCCTTTGAACAAATGGATATTATTGCGGATATAGtatatcatttgaaaaatgaagatatgaaattgaaagaaaactgTGCCTTAGCTATATTCAAATGTgcagtaaataaaataactagCAATATGGTTAGAGAGGCTGGTGGTTTAGATCCTTTATGTAAACTTATACGAGATGAGAATGTTCACGcgaataaacatttattagtCGCCGTAACAGGTGCTATTTGGAAATGTGCTGTATGTCCGGAGAATGTAAAACGATTTAATCAAAACAACTTAGTAGCATCTCTAGTTCCTCTTCttcaagaaaatgaagaagaagatgttTTATCGAATGTAGTTGGCGCATTAGCTGAATGTTGCAAAGATCCCGTAAATAGAGATATCTTAAGAACGCACGAGGGATTACCAAAGTTA ATTAAACTATTGAGTTCTACTTATGAACCATTGTTACAAAATATACCGTTAGTAATGAAAGAATGTGCAGAAAATACACAATGTAtggatattattaatgatccTGGACATAAATTAGACGGGGTTCGTTTAATATGGTCTCTGTTAAAACATCCCAACGATATTATCAAGACAAATGCTTGTCTTGCTTTAGTCCCATGCATCAAATACGCTAAAGATTCTCCTGAAATGGTGCGAGCTTTCGTAGGTGGATTGGAACTCACAGTCAGTCTCTTGGATAGTACTAATCCTAAAGTACTCAGTGCCGTTTGCGCTACAATTGCTGTAATAGCGTTAGATCCTGAAAATCTTGGTATATTAACAGATCATGGAGTGGTATCAAAATTAGCCTGTCTTGCAAAAAca gatAATGAAGACCTGCGCGCTAACCTAACTTTAGCTATTGCTTATTGTTGCGAATGGGGTGATAATAGTTCTGAGTTCGGTAAACTTAGAACCGTTGCCCCTCTTGTTGGTTATATGAATAGCAAGAACAAGGCTGTCCTTAAAGGAGTTTGTATAGCGATGTATCATTTAAGTAAAGATCCTATAAACTGTGTAACCATGCATAATTGTGGTATTATAaag CACATGTTACGATTGATCGGTTCGGAGGATCCAGAAGTACAAATTGCTGCTGCAAGTACAATTAGGCATATTAGAAAGCTTGCATTAACAGCAGAAAAATTACACTTCAGAGAAAT AAACTTACTTGAAGATACAGATTACCAATTATAA
- the LOC122637788 gene encoding ataxin-7-like protein 3, translating to MSVTEERIQELNRRFLEFMNKSENVENATKEIYEDLLDEVLMGFVFDVHRTTKTGSSDVEEGIPDDESYAIVDSPGLDVFGQHPVKKSQECNCPNCDRGVAACRFATHLEKCMGMGRNSSRIASRRIANNSKDLSTFSGVISDDDDDVDWSLNNDKRKRRKDRNGMKRTKQQKNNQRNGDNLNEHIHSSNENSPSNYENMSLEDKRALLTQICGVISEHTKKLCTRSMRCPQHTEDQRKEMRANLESEKSGQTGQDNLHVDVDTYEDNDGQNLRDALARWDREGSSHSSPADSTSTTSTSSLSRKRETKSKGKGKGSKRDRGSPISQGD from the exons ATGTCTGTTACCGAAGAAAGAATCCAAGAATTAAATAGAAGATTTTTGGAATTTATGAACAAGTCTGAAAACGTGGAAAACGCTACTAAAGAGATCTACGAGGACCTCTTAGACGAAGTTTTAATGGGTTTTGTTTTTGATGTACACAGAACCACAAAAACGGGAAGTTCTGATGTTGAAGAAGGTATCCCCGATGACGAATCGTACGCTATTGTAG aTTCGCCAGGATTAGATGTCTTTGGGCAACATCCAGTGAAAAAATCACAAGAATGTAATTGTCCGAATTGTGATAGAGGTGTAGCAGCTTGTAGATTTGCAACACATTTAGAAAAGTGTATGGGTATGGGACGTAATAGTTCGCGTATTGCATCGAGAAGAATAGCTAATAATTCTAAAGATCTTAGTACATTCAGTGGAGTAATaagtgacgacgacgacgatgtggATTGGagtttaaataatgataaacgtaagagaagaaaagatcgtaATGGAATGAAGAGGacgaaacaacaaaaaaacaatCAAAGAAATGGTGATAATCTTAATGAACATATCCATAGCAGTAATGAAAATTCACCAtctaattatgaaaatatgtcTTTGGAAGATAAGAGAGCGCTATTGACGCAAATATGTGGTGTAATATCTGAACATACAAAAAAGCTTTGTACAAGGTCTATGCGTTGTCCGCAGCATACGGAAGATCAGAGGAAAGAAATGCGTGCTAATTTAGAATCTGAAAAAAGTGGACAGACTGGTCAAGATAATCTTCATGTAGATGTAGATACTTATGAAGACAATGACGGACAAAATTTAAGAGATGCCTTGGCACGATGGGACCGAGAAGGATCTAGCCATTCGAGTCCTGCTGACTCTACTTCAACCACTTCTACATCTTCCttaagtagaaaaagagaaacaaaatcaaaGGGGAAGGGTAAAGGTTCTAAACGAGATCGTGGTTCTCCTATTTCGCAAGGGGATTGA
- the LOC122637781 gene encoding armadillo repeat-containing protein gudu isoform X2, whose product MPPKRKKDEAVVDTFIPEFEPDVSEITEIDPQKPLISIVTGEPFGPKICYVTEKEEDESSDDEPESEGDDDMRFLKTEVSDVSSEFWIMQKLIKYMKAGNQTATIISLCLLKDYDLTNRAIQKTIEKIGGLEILVNLLETKDMKCQNGSLSVLLLIVTSGEMRRALIDYGIVSSLIQLLKHPVRDIQILAAEIMAIIARVRKARKQIRIRGGVPLILDIMDIPDNVLLHSFDELNNVQKELISVAIGGAKVLNSIAKSPKIKAELHKHGVVQLMARFLKSVHTNLIIPIMGTVQQCADLAVCRFSFEQMDIIADIVYHLKNEDMKLKENCALAIFKCAVNKITSNMVREAGGLDPLCKLIRDENVHANKHLLVAVTGAIWKCAVCPENVKRFNQNNLVASLVPLLQENEEEDVLSNVVGALAECCKDPVNRDILRTHEGLPKLIKLLSSTYEPLLQNIPLVMKECAENTQCMDIINDPGHKLDGVRLIWSLLKHPNDIIKTNACLALVPCIKYAKDSPEMVRAFVGGLELTVSLLDSTNPKVLSAVCATIAVIALDPENLGILTDHGVVSKLACLAKTDNEDLRANLTLAIAYCCEWGDNSSEFGKLRTVAPLVGYMNSKNKAVLKGVCIAMYHLSKDPINCVTMHNCGIIKHMLRLIGSEDPEVQIAAASTIRHIRKLALTAEKLHFREMIFTRRWF is encoded by the exons ATGccaccaaaaagaaaaaaagatgaagctGTAGTAGACACATTTATACCTGA atttgAGCCAGATGTATCAGAGATAACAGAAATTGATCCACAGAAACCATTAATATCTATAGTCACTGGAGAGCCCTTTGGTCCAAAAATTTGTTATGTTacggaaaaggaggaggatgagagtTCAGACGACGAACCAGAATCTGAAGGAGATGACGACATGAGATTTTTGAAAACTGAAGTGTCGGATGTTTCCTCTGAATTCTGGATTATGCAAAagctaataaaatatatgaaagctGGAAATCAAACGGCTACCATAATAAGTTTATGTCTACTTAAAGATTATGATCTTACAAATAGA GCAATCCAAAAGActatagaaaaaataggagGATTGGAAATTTTGGTTAATCTTTTGGAAACAAAAGATATGAAATGTCAAAATGGATCTTTATCAGTCTTACTACTAATAGTCACTTCAGGTGAAATGCGTCGTGCTCTTATTGATTATGGTATTGTGTCATCACTCATTCAATTACTAAAACATCCTGTTAGAGACATTCAA aTACTAGCTGCTGAAATTATGGCTATTATTGCACGAGTAAGAAAAGCTAGAAAACAGATTAGAATTCGTGGTGGTGTACCTCTaata CTAGACATTATGGATATACCAGATAACGtccttcttcattcttttgatgaattaaataatgttCAAAAGGAGTTAATTAGCGTTGCTATAGGTGGTGCTAAAGTATTAAACTCTATAGCAAAGAGCCCAAAAATTAAAGCAGAACTTCATAAGCATGGAGTTGTCCAACTTATGGCACGTTTCTTAAAGAGCGTTCAcactaatttaataattcctATCATGGGAACGGTGCAACAGTGTGCAGATCtg gCAGTGTGCAGATTCTCCTTTGAACAAATGGATATTATTGCGGATATAGtatatcatttgaaaaatgaagatatgaaattgaaagaaaactgTGCCTTAGCTATATTCAAATGTgcagtaaataaaataactagCAATATGGTTAGAGAGGCTGGTGGTTTAGATCCTTTATGTAAACTTATACGAGATGAGAATGTTCACGcgaataaacatttattagtCGCCGTAACAGGTGCTATTTGGAAATGTGCTGTATGTCCGGAGAATGTAAAACGATTTAATCAAAACAACTTAGTAGCATCTCTAGTTCCTCTTCttcaagaaaatgaagaagaagatgttTTATCGAATGTAGTTGGCGCATTAGCTGAATGTTGCAAAGATCCCGTAAATAGAGATATCTTAAGAACGCACGAGGGATTACCAAAGTTA ATTAAACTATTGAGTTCTACTTATGAACCATTGTTACAAAATATACCGTTAGTAATGAAAGAATGTGCAGAAAATACACAATGTAtggatattattaatgatccTGGACATAAATTAGACGGGGTTCGTTTAATATGGTCTCTGTTAAAACATCCCAACGATATTATCAAGACAAATGCTTGTCTTGCTTTAGTCCCATGCATCAAATACGCTAAAGATTCTCCTGAAATGGTGCGAGCTTTCGTAGGTGGATTGGAACTCACAGTCAGTCTCTTGGATAGTACTAATCCTAAAGTACTCAGTGCCGTTTGCGCTACAATTGCTGTAATAGCGTTAGATCCTGAAAATCTTGGTATATTAACAGATCATGGAGTGGTATCAAAATTAGCCTGTCTTGCAAAAAca gatAATGAAGACCTGCGCGCTAACCTAACTTTAGCTATTGCTTATTGTTGCGAATGGGGTGATAATAGTTCTGAGTTCGGTAAACTTAGAACCGTTGCCCCTCTTGTTGGTTATATGAATAGCAAGAACAAGGCTGTCCTTAAAGGAGTTTGTATAGCGATGTATCATTTAAGTAAAGATCCTATAAACTGTGTAACCATGCATAATTGTGGTATTATAaag CACATGTTACGATTGATCGGTTCGGAGGATCCAGAAGTACAAATTGCTGCTGCAAGTACAATTAGGCATATTAGAAAGCTTGCATTAACAGCAGAAAAATTACACTTCAGAGAAAT gATTTTCACCAGGAGGTGGTTTTAG
- the LOC122637780 gene encoding U3 small nucleolar RNA-associated protein 25 homolog has translation MARGKRPVRGGKRRYDRQHEPRRKEKKGKFNFREASYVKERELKNEQIENRRRLLEEEKAERKKHETDSSEEEQEDSMTILLATLSDRKELKNSAIESDSENEQSDELTDTESSGSDDESVRNEHDNESTLTGESNKEIDDDSDNDDIVIKEDEEEDMETAEEDAGHLKDPFSIHLNHDLDDGLYKVISCTPQVTEISRLNWPVLGNIICEIPKSESSNNAGKKCKISVLETKQFARQGKVPTLIESIDWNNLYIKSQIQDNIINANSSNIKNNVDSNLVPLTKLQKELFSIINNYQDLYYPERTFTNAEQIRFVYCLHTINHILKTRTKILHHNAKIAKSKSLASADIPDEYRDQGLVRPKVLIIVPFRHSCLKIVELLISILIGEDKGGSVMNKNRFMEDFSGNELAMPKKNPKPEDYELIFQGNTDDTFKIGISITKKTLKLYSEFYSSDIIISSLLGLRMLIGAEGEVEREYDFLASIELLIMDQSELFFMQNWDHMIHILNHLHLQPKESHGIDFSRVRSWCINGWTKYYRQTLIFSSIQLPEIHSIFNKRCFNYAGKAKVVNPIFPGSISQIITQVPQIFHKFSTTSHTQSLENRMEFFINKILPQYKDSVMNHTLIFVSSYFDFVKLRNYLKKEDFSFVQICEYSKEAKIARARDMFFHSDAHFLLYSERFHFFRRIRVKGIRHIIFYALPTIPHFYSEICNLMQEANQNPKAGSESNMTVTSIYCKYDVLTLAAIVGTEKASKMIASEKSVHMLITSE, from the coding sequence ATGGCACGTGGGAAGAGACCTGTTCGTGGTGGAAAACGAAGATATGACAGACAACACGAGCCACGgcggaaagagaagaaaggaaagtttaATTTCAGAGAAGCATCGTACGTCAAAGAACGAGAATTGAAAAATGAGCAGATTGAAAATCGTAGGAGGTTATTAGAGGAGGAAAAGgcagaacgaaagaaacatgAAACTGATAGTTCTGAGGAAGAACAGGAAGATTCTATGACGATATTATTAGCAACGTTATCGGATAGAAAAGAGCTTAAGAATTCTGCTATCGAATCTGACTCTGAGAATGAACAATCCGATGAATTAACCGACACAGAAAGTTCAGGCAGCGACGATGAAAGTGTTCGGAATGAACATGACAATGAAAGCACGTTAACAGGAGAAAGCAACAAGGAGATAGATGATGATAGTGACAATGACGATATAGTAAttaaagaagacgaagaagaggatatGGAAACTGCCGAAGAAGATGCTGGCCACTTGAAAGATCCTTTTTCTATACATTTAAATCATGATTTAGACGATGGCCTTTATAAAGTCATTTCATGTACACCACAAGTTACAGAGATCTCAAGATTAAACTGGCCGGTACTTGGGAATATAATCTGTGAAATACCAAAGTCAGAAAGTTCAAACAACGCtggtaaaaaatgtaaaatctcTGTTTTAGAAACAAAACAGTTTGCTCGACAAGGCAAAGTTCCTACTTTAATCGAAAGCATAGATTggaataatctatatataaaatcgcaAATTCAGGATAATATCATAAATGCAAATtctagtaatataaaaaataatgtagatTCTAATCTAGTTCCATTAACCAAACTgcaaaaagaattgttttcgataataaataattatcaggATTTATATTATCCGGAAAGAACTTTTACGAATGCTGAACAGATTAGATTCGTATATTGTTTACATACaattaatcatatattaaaaactagAACCAAAATATTACATCATAATGCAAAAATAGCCAAATCTAAAAGTTTAGCCAGTGCTGATATCCCAGATGAATACAGAGATCAAGGATTGGTCAGGCCAAAAGTACTTATAATCGTACCTTTCAGACATTCGTGTTTAAAAATTGtggaattattaatttcgatattaattggCGAAGATAAAGGAGGTTCAGTGATGAACAAAAACAGATTTATGGAAGATTTTAGTGGGAATGAATTGGCCATGCCCAAGAAAAATCCTAAACCAGAGgattatgaattaatatttcaaggaAATACAGATGATACTTTTAAGATCGGCATATCGATCACaaagaaaactttaaaattatattcagaGTTTTATTCGTCcgatattatcatttcttctttattaggTTTAAGAATGTTAATAGGTGCGGAAGgtgaagtagaaagagagtatgATTTTTTAGCATCTATAGAATTGTTGATCATGGATCAATCTGAATTGTTTTTTATGCAAAATTGGGATCACatgatacatattttaaatcatttgCACTTACAGCCTAAGGAATCTCATGGCATAGATTTTTCTCGCGTAAGAAGTTGGTGTATAAATGGTTGGACAAAGTATTATCGACAgacattaatattttctagtaTTCAATTACCAGAAATTCATAGCATCTTTAATAAAAGATGTTTTAATTATGCGGGAAAAGCAAAAGTAGTAAATCCAATATTCCCTGGTTCTATTTCTCAAATAATTACTCAAGTACcacaaatttttcataaattcagTACAACCAGTCATACTCAATCTTTAGAAAATAGAATGgaatttttcataaacaaaatattgccACAATACAAGGATAGCGTAATGAATCACACATTGATTTTTGTATCTTCCTATTTTGATTTTGTAAAgcttcgaaattatttaaaaaaagaagactttAGTTTTGTACAAATTTGTGAATATTCTAAAGAAGCGAAAATAGCGCGAGCAAGGGATATGTTCTTTCACAGCGATGCACATTTTCTACTCTATTCAgaacgttttcatttttttcgaagaatacGCGTAAAAGGAATTcgacatattatattttatgcttTACCAACAATTCCACATTTTTATAGCGAAATCTGTAATTTGATGCAAGAAGCTAATCAAAACCCTAAAGCAGGTTCTGAAAGTAATATGACTGTAACtagtatatattgtaaatacgaTGTTCTTACATTGGCTGCTATAGTTGGTACAGAAAAAGCGAGCAAAATGATCGCGTCAGAGAAATCGGTGCATATGCTTATTACgagtgaataa